A section of the Macadamia integrifolia cultivar HAES 741 chromosome 9, SCU_Mint_v3, whole genome shotgun sequence genome encodes:
- the LOC122089250 gene encoding T-complex protein 1 subunit beta translates to MAIDKLFKDEATEEKGERARMASFIGAMAIADLVKSTLGPKGMDKILQSAGRGHSVTVTNDGATILKSLHIDNPAAKVLVDISKVQDDEVGDGTTSVVVLAGELLREAEKLVAVKIHPMTIISGYRMAAECARDALLKRVMDNKEDAEKFKSDLMKIAMTTLSSKILSQDKEHFAKLAVEAVMRLKGSTNLESIQIIKKPGGSLSDSFLDEGFILDKKIGIGQPKRIENAKILVANTAMDTDKVKIYGARVRVDSMSRVAEIEEAEKGKMREKVQKIIAHGINCFVNRQLIYNFPEELFADAGILAIEHADFDGIERLALVTGGEIASTFDNPESVKLGHCKLIEEIMIGEDKLIHFSGVEMGQACTIVLRGASFHVLDEAERSLHDALCVLSQTVIDSRVLLGGGWPEMVMSKEVDELARKTPGKKSHAIEAFSRALQAIPTIIADNAGLDSADLIAQLRAEHHKEGSTAGIDVITGAVGDMEKLGISEAFKVKQAVLLSATEAAEMILRVDEIITCAPRKREDRM, encoded by the exons ATGGCA ATTGACAAGCTGTTCAAAGATGAAGCTACTGAAGAGAAAGGGGAGCGGGCTAGAATG GCATCCTTCATTGGTGCTATGGCAATTGCCGATCTTGTGAAGAGCACTTTAGGGCCGAAAGGGATG GATAAAATCCTACAATCGGCAGGCCGGGGCCACAGCGTGACTGTTACTAATGATGGTGCTACCATTCTGAAGTCCCTCCATATTGACAACCCAGCTGCCAAAGTGCTTGTGG ATATCTCAAAAGTTCAGGATGATGAAGTTGGTGATGGGACAACATCAGTTGTTGTTTTAGCTGGAGAGCTTCTAAGGGAGGCTGAAAAGTTGGTTGCAGTAAAGATCCATCCGATGACAATAATTTCag GTTATAGGATGGCTGCTGAATGTGCGCGTGATGCTTTGTTGAAGAGGGTCATGGATAATAAAGAGGATGCAG AGAAATTTAAATCCGACTTGATGAAGATTGCAATGACAACTTTGAGTTCTAAAATACTCTCTCAGGACAAGGAACACTTTGCAAAACTTGCTGTGGAAGCTGTTATGAGGCTTAAG GGCAGCACAAACTTGGAGTCTATCCAAATCATTAAGAAACCAGGAGGATCCTTGAGTGATTCATTTCTAGATGAAGG GTTTATTCTTGACAAGAAAATAGGCATTGGCCAACCAAAACGTATTGAAAATGCAAAGATTTTAGTTGCAAACACTGCAATGGATACTGACAAAGTAAAGATCTATGGAGCACGTGTTCGTGTCGATTCAATGTCAAGGGTTGCAGAGATTGAAGAGGCTGAAAAGGGgaaaatgagagagaaggtTCAAAAGATTATAGCTCATGGGATTAACTGCTTTGTAAATAGACAGTTGATTTACAATTTCCCAGAGGAACTCTTTGCAGATGCTGGAATCCTTGCAATTGAGCATGCTGATTTTGATGGGATAGAGCGCTTGGCTCTGGTAACTGGCGGTGAAATTGCTTCAACATTTGACAACCCAGAGTCGGTTAAACTTGGCCATTGCAAGCTCATTGAAGAAATTATGATTGGTGAAGACAAGTTGATTCACTTCTCCGGGGTTGAGATGGGCCAAGCATGTACCATAGTATTAAGAGGCGCAAG CTTTCATGTGCTCGACGAGGCTGAAAGGTCTCTGCATGATGCCTTGTGTGTGCTGTCACAAACAGTCATTGATAGCAGGGTTTTGCTTGGCGGTGGGTGGCCTGAGATGGTGATGTCAAAGGAAGTGGACGAGCTGGCACGGAAGACTCCTGGTAAAAAGTCTCATGCTATTGAGGCTTTCTCCCGGGCTCTCCAGGCCATCCCTACAATCATTGCGGATAATGCAGGTTTGGATAGTGCAGATTTGATTGCTCAGCTCCGTGCAGAGCATCACAAGGAGGGGAGCACTGCTGGCATTGATGTCATCACTGGAGCT GTGGGAGACATGGAGAAGCTTGGGATATCAGAGGCATTTAAAGTGAAACAAGCTGTGCTGCTCTCTGCAACTGAAGCTGCGGAGATGATACTCAGAGTTGATGAAATTATTACTTGTGCCCCTCGGAAAAGAGAAGATAGAATGTGA